The following proteins are co-located in the Pseudomonadales bacterium genome:
- a CDS encoding DUF2870 domain-containing protein — protein sequence MRFCRLSDISTTDAKLRLDKWLWAARFFKTRSMAKAAIEGGKVHFHGQRVKVSKEIQPGDELRIRQGYEEKTVIVCRLSDRRRGAPEAQLLYQETEQSQQRRADNAAQRKNLQRQAPESKPNKRDRRQLQQAKQQFWES from the coding sequence ATGAGGTTCTGCCGCTTGTCTGATATCTCAACTACCGATGCTAAATTGAGACTGGATAAATGGTTATGGGCTGCGCGCTTTTTTAAGACCCGTTCAATGGCTAAAGCTGCGATTGAAGGCGGGAAAGTGCATTTTCATGGTCAGCGGGTGAAGGTCTCAAAGGAAATTCAGCCGGGTGATGAGCTTCGCATTCGGCAAGGTTATGAAGAAAAAACTGTGATTGTTTGTCGCTTAAGCGATCGTCGCCGAGGTGCGCCAGAGGCGCAATTGCTTTACCAAGAGACCGAGCAGAGTCAGCAACGTCGTGCTGATAATGCAGCGCAGCGAAAAAATCTGCAGCGGCAAGCGCCTGAGAGCAAGCCTAATAAACGTGATCGCCGTCAATTACAGCAAGCTAAACAACAATTCTGGGAGTCGTAG